Proteins encoded in a region of the Anopheles aquasalis chromosome 2, idAnoAquaMG_Q_19, whole genome shotgun sequence genome:
- the LOC126572398 gene encoding protein glass-like, with product MYISCGSTDSTALETETGYVPNNPLFGMPLDSPQECPSSCGGSGCSSCQENAASLPLAGLHGSDFSDCGNCLDHSGVLSSQSALGSYWNEDMSTFPGLPPLDIDPLPSLFPFSPCGASYNRPERPTHDVADVLLSLKHAVLKQSPDPQPIGQGAPTTYPNPQASLSYTVHPQMLLSPPAGHHGGHNSHSHYNQMQSQPGSYATNYYDSSCAQHSTPIYPSMSVNVSMNMTMHGYGADASVPMQCSQMQWGTQNAASSVNVLYPPMLSPVPYPATTYSFTADFRPQSQSAAAAVAAAAAASSTLSPSLDSPIGRSSSQTPQKQHQSQLHQSQQTHQQQQQQQQQQQLQQQLHHQHHHQLHQEPQDQQQQQQQQQQQQYYQHTHHGHHHGLHHHHHHHHSQSAAVAAAAVVAAAAAASAGCTPPKSETPPDSFSLDQSPAAVAATVTSTVAATTTTAAVAAAAAAALKLKAESVRTLGLGYLTVAEQAGTINSNPGTEDDDEDAGSGSGSEEMAGGDNKPNLCRLCGKTYARPSTLKTHLRTHSGERPYRCPDCNKSFSQAANLTAHVRTHTGQKPFRCPICDRRFSQSSSVTTHMRTHSGERPYRCRACKKAFSDSSTLTKHLRIHSGEKPYQCKLCLLRFSQSGNLNRHMRVHGNNGQALIT from the exons ATGTACATATCATGTGGGAGTACGGATAGCACGGCCCTGGAGACGGAAACGGGATATGTCCCGAACAATCCCCTCTTCGGTATGCCGCTCGACAGCCCGCAG GAATGTCCATCGTCctgtggtggtagtggttgtTCCAGCTGTCAGGAGAACGCAGCATCATTACCCCTGGCGGGACTGCACGGATCGGATTTCAGTGATTGCGGAAACTGTCTGGACCACAGCGGTGTCCTGAG CTCCCAAAGTGCACTCGGAAGTTACTGGAACGAGGACATGAGTACATTCCCTGGCCTTCCCCCGCTGGACATCGATCCACTGCCAAGTCTTTTCCCCTTCTCACCATGTGGTGCTTCCTACAA TAGACCGGAACGTCCAACTCACGATGTAGCGGATGTGCTACTCTCGTTGAAGCACGCTGTCCTCAAGCAAAGTCCCGATCCACAACCGATCGGACAAGGTGCTCCAACGACCTATCCGAATCCGCAAGCTTCCCTGTCCTACACCGTGCATCCGCAGATGCTACTatcaccaccggccggccatcaTGGTGGGCACAATTCGCACTCGCATTACAATCAGATGCAGTCGCAGCCGGGCTCGTACGCCACCAATTACTACGATTCATCCTGCGCACAACATTCGACCCCAATCTATCCGAGCATGAGCGTCAACGTGAGCATGAACATGACGATGCACGGCTATGGCGCTGATGCATCCGTTCCAATGCAGTGCTCACAGATGCAGTGGGGAACCCAGAATGCCGCATCATCGGTCAATGTGCTCTATCCGCCGATGCTGAGCCCGGTTCCTTATCCCGCCACGACCTACTCCTTCACGGCCGACTTCCGTCCACAGAGCcaatcagcggcagcagccgttgcagcagcagcagcagcctcatcAACGCTATCACCCTCGCTTGATTCACCGATTGGCCGCAGCTCAAGTCAAACTCCTCAGAAACAGCATCAATCGCAGCTTCACCAGTCCCAACAAacccatcaacagcagcagcaacagcagcagcaacaacaactacagcaacagcttcatcatcaacatcatcatcagcttcatcaGGAGCCAcaggatcagcagcaacagcaacagcagcagcagcagcaacagtattaTCAGCATACGCACCATGGTCACCATCATggccttcatcatcaccatcatcatcatcactcgcAATCGGCTGCAGTGGCTGCAGCGGCCGTCgtagctgctgcagcagcggcctcGGCCGGATGTACACCTCCGAAAAGCGAGACACCGCCGGACAGTTTCTCCCTAGATCAATCCCCTGCGGCCGTAGCAGCGACTGTAACGAGTACGGTGGCGGCAACTACGACCACAGCTGCCGTagcggcggccgctgcggcAGCCCTCAAGCTGAAAGCCGAAAGTGTCCGCACGCTCGGCCTTGGCTATCTAACGGTAGCAGAACAGGCCGGTACCATCAACAGTAATCCGGGGacggaggacgacgatgaggatgcgGGAAGCGGTAGTGGCAGTGAGGAGATGGCCGGTGGAGACAACAAGCCGAACCTGTGCCGGCTATGCGGCAAAACGTACGCCCGCCCGAGCACACTGAAGACGCACCTAAGAACGCACTCGGGCGAACGGCCGTACCGCTGTCCGGATTGCAACAAGAGTTTCTCGCAGGCGGCCAACCTGACCGCGCAcgttcgcacgcacacgggcCAGAAGCCGTTCCGGTGTCCGATTTGTGATAGACGCTTCTCGCAAAGCTCCAGTGTAACGACGCACATGAGAACCCATTCCGGTGAACGGCCATACCGCTGCCGAGCATGCAAGAAGGCGTTCTCCGACAGCTCCACGCTCACGAAACATCTGCGGATCCACAGCGGCGAAAAGCCCTACCAGTGCAAGCTGTGTTTGCTCCG ATTCTCACAGTCTGGCAACCTGAACCGGCACATGCGTGTCCATGGTAACAACGGTCAAGCGCTCATCACTTGA
- the LOC126575084 gene encoding myb-like protein Q, which produces HQKASQLPSRSAITSSHASILSQHALAQSHYHRHQQHVYQHHQSQQQTIQQQHHQQQQQYQISSDTVASNHLAHSAAAAAQYFYNRDAAASSFHHHYNRACSSTSIVGSGTAGLGASGSFPGGAAFKALPSATQLSYFEESYHHFQQQQQQQQHQHQQQHQQQQQQHQQQQQQQRSKYDDNLALFGRNNFVNIF; this is translated from the coding sequence CACCAGAAAGCATCGCAGTTACCATCGAGATCCGCCATCACCAGTAGCCACGCAAGCATCCTATCTCAGCATGCCCTCGCGCAGTCCCActatcatcgccatcagcagcatgtgtatcagcatcatcagtcgcaacagcaaacgattcagcagcagcaccaccagcagcaacaacagtatcAGATCTCCAGCGATACCGTCGCATCTAACCATTTGGCTCACTCGGCAGCTGCGGCGGCTCAGTATTTCTACAACCGCGATGCTGCGGCCAGcagcttccaccaccactataATCGTGCCTGCTCCAGCACATCTATCGTGGGATCCGGAACAGCTGGTTTGGGGGCTTCCGGTAGCttccctggtggtgctgctttcaAGGCTCTTCCATCGGCCACACAGCTGTCTTACTTTGAAGAGTCCTATCATcactttcagcagcagcagcagcagcagcagcatcaacatcaacaacagcatcagcagcaacaacaacagcatcagcagcagcaacaacagcagcgcagcaaGTACGATGATAACTTGGCACTCTTCGGAAGGAACAATTTCGTCAACATTTTCTAA
- the LOC126572403 gene encoding E3 ubiquitin-protein transferase MAEA, which produces MAEIKAMEHPTLKVPYEILNKRFRIAQKTLDRELSQIQNVASELEKGLSEGTASSEISRLLGGVVERLQVLKRKAEESISEELSAGYVCKRRLEHLKQNFSPPLDAATLELQAAATSQWKKIRLDRMIVEHFLRLGYYDTAERLADRSGIRDLTNIDIFQVTREVERDLVNRRTAKCIAWCNDNKSKLKKINSTIEFQLRVQEFVELIREDHRMLAVRHAQKYFPAFEHEQLKEIRQYMALLAFPVSTEVEPYRKLFDPQRWNDLVLHFRLENYRLFQLPSQSVLSVAVQAGISALKTPQCYSYTSKNMNCPVCQENVNEIAENLPFSHCAQSRLICRITGKPLNEHNLPMMLPNGQIFGQQAIEQMRRDNDIIVCPKTNESFRAPKIEKVFVM; this is translated from the exons ATGGCCGAAATTAAAGCCATGGAACACCCGACACTAAAG GTCCCGTATGAGATACTGAACAAGCGCTTCCGTATTGCTCAGAAAACGCTCGATCGTGAGCTCAGCCAGATACAGAACGTGGCGTCCGAGTTGGAGAAGGGCCTGTCGGAAGGTACGGCCAGCTCGGAGATATCGCGTCTCCTGGGTGGGGTCGTCGAACGGCTGCAGGTGCTGAAGCGCAAGGCCGAGGAAAGCATCTCAGAGGAACTGTCCGCCGGATACGTGTGCAAGCGACGTCTGGAGCACTTGAAGCAAAACTTCAGTCCACCGCTGGATGCTGCGACGCTGGAGTTGCAGGCCGCCGCGACAAGTCAGTGGAAGAAGATACGCCTGGATCGGATGATCGTGGAGCACTTTCTGCGGCTGGGATATTATGATACCGCGGAGCGATTAGCCGATCGTAGCGGCATCCGTGATCTCACCAACATCGACATCTTCCAGGTGACGCGCGAAGTTGAACGGGACCTGGTTAACCGCCGCACTGCCAAGTGCATTGCCTGGTGTAACGATAACAAGTCGAAGCTGAAGAAAATCAACTCGACGATCGAGTTTCAGCTACGCGTGCAAGAGTTCGTCGAGCTGATCCGGGAAGACCATCGGATGTTAGCGGTGCGCCATGCGCAAAAGTACTTTCCCGCTTTTGAGCACGAGCAGCTGAAGGAAATTCGCCAGTACATGGCGCTGCTGGCGTTCCCGGTGAGCACCGAGGTGGAACCGTATCGGAAGCTATTTGATCCCCAGCGCTGGAACGACCTAGTGCTGCACTTTCGGCTGGAGAACTATCGTCTCTTTCAGCTACCATCGCAATCGGTGCTGAGCGTGGCGGTACAGGCCGGAATTTCCGCACTCAAGACACCGCAGTGCTACTCGTACACATCGAAAAATATGAACTGCCCCGTGTGCCAGGAGAACGTAAACGAAATCGCCGAGAATCTACCCTTCTCACACTGTGCCCAGAGTCGACTGATTTGCAG AATAACTGGCAAACCATTGAACGAACACAATCTACCAATGATGCTGCCAAATGGGCAGATCTTTGGCCAGCAGGCGATCGAACAGATGCGCCGTGACAATGATATCATCGTCTGCCCTAAAACCAACGAATCGTTCCGGGCCCCGAAAATTGAGAAAGTGTTTGTTATGTAG